The segment GCCTTGCCCAGCGTGTCGGTCATGCCGACCAGCAGCGCGCCGATGAAGGCGCCCTTGATCGAGCCGATGCCGCCGATCACCACCACCACGAAGGCCAGGATCAGCACCGGCTCGCCCATGCCGACCTGCACCGACTGGATCGTGCCGACCAGCGCCCCCGCCAACCCCGCCAGCGCCGCGCCAAGCGCGAAGACGATGGTGTAGAGCCGGGCGATATCCACCCCCAGCGCGCCGATCATCTCGCGATCCGCCTCGCCGGCGCGGATGCGGATGCCCAGCCGCGTGCGGGTGATCAGCCACCACAGGCCCAGGGCCACCGCCGCGCCGAAGCCGATGATCACCAGCCGGAACAGCGGATAATGCAGCCCGCCCGGCAGCAGCACCGCCCCGGAAAGCGAGGGCGGCAGCTTGAGGTAAAGCGGAAACGATCCGAACAGCCAGCGCGTGCCCTCGGAAAACACCAGGATCAGCGCGAAGGTCGCCAGCACCTGGTCCAGATGGTCGCGGGCGTAAAGCCGGCGGATCACCGCGATCTCGACCAGCGCGCCCGCGGCGGCGGCCGCCGCCAGGCTCGCCGCCAGCCCCAGCCAGAACGAGCCGGTGGCCGCCGCCACCACCGCGCAGGCGAAGGCCCCGGTCATGTAGAGCGAGCCATGCGCAAGGTTGATCAGCCCCATGACGCCGAAGACCAGGGTCAGCCCGGCCGCCATCAGAAACAGCATCATCCCGTATTGCAGGCCGTTCAGCGCCTGCTCGGCCAGAAGCATCACCGCTTTCTCTCCCGATTGGCCAGGGGGCCGGGCCGTGTCGGTCCGGCCCGGCAGGGCTTACATCTTGCACTGCTCGGCATAGGCGTCGCCATGGTCGGCCATGGCCGGGCCGATGATCTTGTTGGTCAGCACGTCGCCTTCCTTGACCACCTCGCGCACGTAATAGTCCTGGATCGGGTGCTGGTTCGGGCCAAAGCGGAACTTGCCGCGCACGCTGGGGAAATCCGCCTCGGCCAGCGCGGCGCGGAAGGCGTCGGCATCGCCCACATCGGCCTTGGCGATGGCCGAGAGGAGCAGGTTGGCCGTGTCATAGGCCTGCGCCGCGTAAAGCGAGGGCAGCCGGCCGTATTCGGCCTGGAAGGTTTCGACGAAGGTCTTGTTCGCCTCGTTCTCCAGGTCCTTGGACCATTGCGCGGTGTTCTTGACCCCCAGCGCGGCATCGCCCACGGCGGGCAGGATGTCCTGGCTGAAGCTGAAGGCCGGGCCGATCAGCGGCTTGCCGACGCCGGATTCGGCATATTGCTTCATGAAGGCGATGCCCATGCCGCCCGGCAGGAAGAAGAACACCGCATCCGCGTCGCTGGCGCGGATCTGGGCGATCTCGCCGGCGTAATCGGTCTGGCCGACCTGGGTATAGACCTCGCTGACCACCTCGCCCTTGTAATAGCGCTTGAAACCCGCCAGCGAATCCTGCCCGGCGGGATAGTTCGGCGCCATGATGAAGACCTTGCCGATGCCGGCATCGGTGGCATGGGCCCCCGCCGCCTCGTGCAGGTTGTCATTCTGGTAGGAAACCGAGAAATATTTCGGGTTGCAGCCGGCCCCGGCAAGCTGCGAGGGCGCGGCATTGGTGGACAGGTAGAACTTGTCCTGCGCCACCGCCGCCGGCACCACCGCCATGGCGAGGTTCGACCAGACGATGCCGGTCAGCACGTCCACCTGCTTGGACTGGATCATCTTGTCGGCGATCTGCACCGCGACATCGGGTTTCTGCTGGTCGTCCTCGATCACCAGCTCGACCGCCTGGCCCGCCTCGCCGGCGTTCTTCAACGCCAGCAGGAAGCCGTCGCGCGTATCGACGCCCAGCCCGGCGCCGCCGCCCGACAGCGTGGTGATCATCCCGACCTTGACGCCCTCGGCCTGGGCGGCCCCGGCCAGCGCCAGCGCGGCGGCGCCGCCGATCAGCAGCCTTTTCAGTTTCATGACAAACTCCCTGTTTTGAAGCGACGATTGGTTGTCGCATGTTTTTATGATGCGGCGGCGGGCTGCAACGGCTTTCGCGCCCCCGGCCCGCCACCCGTGGTCATGCCCGCCCTTCCAGCAGGCGAAAACGCTGGATCTTGCCGCTTTCGGTCTTGGGCAGCGCCTCGGTGAACACCACCCGGCGCGGATACTTGAAGGGCGCGATCACCGCCTTGACGTGATCCTGCAGACCCTTGGCCATGGCCTCGCCCGCCGCGGCGCCGGGGCGCAGGACGACATGCGCCTCGACGATCTGGCCGCGCGCCTCGTCCGGGGCGCCGACCACGGCGCATTCCAGCACGTCGGGATGCGCCAGCAGCGCCGCCTCGACCTCGGGGCCGGCGATATTGTAGCCAGAGGAGATGATGATGCCGTCGGTGCGGGCGGCAAAGTGGAAATAGCCCTGCTCGTCCTGCCAGAAACTGTCGCCGGTCAGGTTCCAGCCGTCCTGCACATAGGCGCGCTGCTTGTCGGGGTCGGCCAGATAGCGGCAGCCGACCGGGCCGCGCACCGCCAGCCGCCCGGTCTCGCCCGGCGGCAGCCCGCAGCCGTCCGGGCCGACGATCCGCGCCTCGTAGCCCGCGACGGGGCGGCCGGTGCAGGCCGGGCGGCTGTCGCTGACGCGGTTGGTCAGGAAGATGTGCAGCATCTCGGTCGAACCGATGCCGTCCAGCATCGGCTTGCCGGTCTTCTGCATCCATTCCTCGTAGACCGGCGCCGGCAGCGTCTCGCCGGCCGAGACGGCGGCGCGCAGGCTGGACAGGTCCGCCCCCTCGTCCATCGCCCGCATCATCACCCGATAGGCGGTCGGCGCGGTGAAGCAGATGGTGGCGCGGTATTTCTGGATGATCTCGACCATGTTCGGCGGCGTGGCGTTTTCCAGCAGCGCGGCCGAGGCGCCGAAGCGCAGCGGAAACACCGCCAGCCCGCCCAGCCCGAAGGTGAAGGCCAGCGGCGGCGAGCCGACGAAGACATCCTCGGGCCGCACCTGCAGCACCTCCCGGGCATAGCCGTCGGCGATGATCAGGATGTCGCGGTGGAAATGCATCGTCGCCTTGGGTTCGCCCGTGGTGCCCGAGGTGAAGCCCAGCAGCGCCACGTCGTCGCGGCCGGTCCGCACCGCCTGAAACCGCACCGGCTGGGACAGGGCGGCGCGGTCCAGCTCGGCATCGTGGTTCGCGGTGCCGTCGAAGCCGATCACGGTCTTCAGGTGCCGGCTGTCCTTGGCGGCCAGCGCCAGCTCGTCGATCAGCCTTGTGTCGCAAAGCGCGTGGCTGACCTGTGCCTTGTCGATGATCTTGGCCAGCTCGGCCGCGCGCAGCATCGGCATGGTGTTGACCACCACCGCGCCGGCCTTGGTCGCCGCCAGCCAGCAGGCCACCATGGCCGGGTTGTTGGCCGAGCGGATCAGCACCCGGTTGCCGGGCCGCAGGCCGTAAGTTTCGACCAGCGCATGGGCGATGCGGTTGGTCCAGTCGGTCAGCTCCTTGTAGCTGCGGATGCGGCCGTTGCCGATCAGCGCGATATGGTCGCCGAAACCCTTCTCGACCATGCGGTCGGTCAGCTCGACCGCGGCATTCAGGTATTCGGGATAGTCGAAACCCTCGAGCAGCAGCCGCGGCCAAAGCTCGGCCGGCGGCAGGTTGTCGCGCGGGAAGGTATCGACATGCGCCGAGGGTCCGAGCGGCGGATTGCCTGTCATCTTCAATCTCCCTGTTGGGCGGGCCGGCATCTTGTCGTGCCTTGGCCCGCGGGCGCCCCGCCCCCGGTCAGCCGGGGATCACGGCGGTTGCCTCGATCTCGACCTTGGCGCGGTCCTCGACCAGGGCCACGACCTGCACCAGCGCCATGGCTGGGTAGTGCCGGCCGATGATCTGCTTGTAGGCCTGACCGATGCCCTTGAGCGCCGCCAGGTATTCGCGCTTGTCGGTGACATACCAGGTCAGCCGGACCAGATGCTCGGGCCGGGCGCCGGCCTCGGCCAGCACGGCGACGATGGATCGCAGGGTGATGCGCACCTGTTCGGCGAAATCGTCGGTCTCGAATTCCTGCTGCTCGTTCCAGCCGATCATGCCGCCGGTGAACACCATGCGCCCGGTGGCGGCGATGCCGTTGGAATAGCCCGGCGTCGCCTTCCAGTTCCTCGGATGCAGAACCTCATGCACCATCGCATGCCTCCATGAATGCGGTCATCTTGCGGCGGATCGCCTCGGGCCAGGGCGCCGCGCGGCCCTCGGGCGTGACCCAGACCAGGGTCGAGACGCAATGCAGGCGTTGCTGCCCGCCGGCGCTGGCCCGCTGCGCCAGCCGGGCGCTGGAGCGGCCGACATGCTGCACCTCCAGCGCGAATTCCAGCATCTCGCCCAAGCGCGAGG is part of the Paracoccus sp. TOH genome and harbors:
- a CDS encoding branched-chain amino acid ABC transporter permease; translated protein: MLLAEQALNGLQYGMMLFLMAAGLTLVFGVMGLINLAHGSLYMTGAFACAVVAAATGSFWLGLAASLAAAAAAGALVEIAVIRRLYARDHLDQVLATFALILVFSEGTRWLFGSFPLYLKLPPSLSGAVLLPGGLHYPLFRLVIIGFGAAVALGLWWLITRTRLGIRIRAGEADREMIGALGVDIARLYTIVFALGAALAGLAGALVGTIQSVQVGMGEPVLILAFVVVVIGGIGSIKGAFIGALLVGMTDTLGKALLPDLFGQVLDASSANTVGASLASVLIYVLMAVVLILRPQGLFGARS
- a CDS encoding ABC transporter substrate-binding protein, whose protein sequence is MKLKRLLIGGAAALALAGAAQAEGVKVGMITTLSGGGAGLGVDTRDGFLLALKNAGEAGQAVELVIEDDQQKPDVAVQIADKMIQSKQVDVLTGIVWSNLAMAVVPAAVAQDKFYLSTNAAPSQLAGAGCNPKYFSVSYQNDNLHEAAGAHATDAGIGKVFIMAPNYPAGQDSLAGFKRYYKGEVVSEVYTQVGQTDYAGEIAQIRASDADAVFFFLPGGMGIAFMKQYAESGVGKPLIGPAFSFSQDILPAVGDAALGVKNTAQWSKDLENEANKTFVETFQAEYGRLPSLYAAQAYDTANLLLSAIAKADVGDADAFRAALAEADFPSVRGKFRFGPNQHPIQDYYVREVVKEGDVLTNKIIGPAMADHGDAYAEQCKM
- a CDS encoding AMP-binding protein, whose protein sequence is MTGNPPLGPSAHVDTFPRDNLPPAELWPRLLLEGFDYPEYLNAAVELTDRMVEKGFGDHIALIGNGRIRSYKELTDWTNRIAHALVETYGLRPGNRVLIRSANNPAMVACWLAATKAGAVVVNTMPMLRAAELAKIIDKAQVSHALCDTRLIDELALAAKDSRHLKTVIGFDGTANHDAELDRAALSQPVRFQAVRTGRDDVALLGFTSGTTGEPKATMHFHRDILIIADGYAREVLQVRPEDVFVGSPPLAFTFGLGGLAVFPLRFGASAALLENATPPNMVEIIQKYRATICFTAPTAYRVMMRAMDEGADLSSLRAAVSAGETLPAPVYEEWMQKTGKPMLDGIGSTEMLHIFLTNRVSDSRPACTGRPVAGYEARIVGPDGCGLPPGETGRLAVRGPVGCRYLADPDKQRAYVQDGWNLTGDSFWQDEQGYFHFAARTDGIIISSGYNIAGPEVEAALLAHPDVLECAVVGAPDEARGQIVEAHVVLRPGAAAGEAMAKGLQDHVKAVIAPFKYPRRVVFTEALPKTESGKIQRFRLLEGRA
- a CDS encoding RidA family protein, producing MVHEVLHPRNWKATPGYSNGIAATGRMVFTGGMIGWNEQQEFETDDFAEQVRITLRSIVAVLAEAGARPEHLVRLTWYVTDKREYLAALKGIGQAYKQIIGRHYPAMALVQVVALVEDRAKVEIEATAVIPG
- a CDS encoding acyl-CoA thioesterase; its protein translation is MRYRRRIQVEFNHCDPAGIVFYPRYFEMLNSVIENFFAEVLAYPFARIHVEERCSVPTVQIDAGFRAPSRLGEMLEFALEVQHVGRSSARLAQRASAGGQQRLHCVSTLVWVTPEGRAAPWPEAIRRKMTAFMEACDGA